CTCTTGTGTTCTGTTGCCTCCTCAATATTTTTAGCCATCAGGGCCTCAGTGACATGTGACCAAAGCCTCCTTCAGATATAACAAAAGAAAGTTTATGcatttacaactttttaaagcttttgtgAGGACAGAAACTTCAGAACAACAAATAAAATCTCTTCTCTGTACAGCACCTGAACCTGGTGGGAATGGCACATAGGATATAGACTGACAGTTCAGGATATACTGACAGCTGTagaccctttattattatttatataacaccaacatataacacagcactgtacatgacatatttacattttatttcataaataatgaaataaaacacatattataaTCTATATAATACACATGACAGCCATTGTCACACTGCTTATCCTTTTGGTCACATGCTAGGCCAGATGTCATactgaaaatgtgtatttttcagCTGTACATTGGCTAGGACTCCATTATTTACCAGCCCAGAGCTTCTACTGGCCCCAGAGGTTCTTATATTGGACTGCGAAATAACACCTTAGGAGAAGTGGAGGCCAATAAACAGCTTGGCCGGATAATTTTGGGGCTGCACTAGTAACCAATCCAAAGATGCTGCTGCCAGCAGAGATacgtgacaggttctctttaccagTCAGGAAGAGGTGGAGCAACGTATTCACCCTGAACACCCCATCAGACAAGAAGGTAATCTAGGCCCAGACGTGGCCCTTTCCTTCCAGCACTTCTCACCTGGACTCAAACAGCCCCTGCTTCTCCACAGGCCTGACCCTCTTCCGTGTCACTGGCAGCTTGGTCAGATCCACAGTTCTGGTCTCCCCATTGCTGTAGGTGAACTCCAAGATGCTGTTCCATTCACCCTGAATCTTACAAACCACAGTATTTGTAGTATTGTGCTTCACCTCTCCCGTTACCCTGAGGAAACAAACTCTATTACTTGGGAAAATCTCATTACGTGGGAAAATCACATTATATCAGAACAACTTCTCCCCATAGCAATGTAAGCGTGGGTTTAGGATAATGGCTTTCCAATCAAAAACTGCAGATTGCGCTCCGTCACCAGGCCCTAGAGCAGGTAAGAAGGGGTTAACTGGAGGTAAATTCAATGAATATTCATAGAAGTGGATCACAGGAAAAAGGATTAATCTGAAAGATCAGTTAATCTGCCCATCAAAAGGCCCAATATACATTGATCAGTGTACTAATAACGTCAGAAAAACACCAAAGTCTGAATCTACTCAGTTTATCCTAAAGCAAAACGACCCACTGAATTTCTTCCAGCGTTTACCTAGTAGTTCTGTGACAGATGGGAGAGACAATATTCCCATTTTCTGATGTGCAAGCCTCATGTATTTCTATGTAGGAGCCACTAGGGGTTGGTGTCAGTGGGTTGTCATAACTTTATAATACCTTTTTCTGCCAGTAGGACTACAAGCAGTATGTAGTTCAGAGAGGAGAAGTCCATGGAGTTGGTGGGGGTAGTGGAGGGTATGTAGGATTGTGatgtttttctttacaacatAGGCTTTACATAACCCATTGCAGGCAGATAATCTTCTAGATGGGGACCCAGATTTCATGATTCAGTGTTGTACTGTGCTCCCCCCAGTAATGACACAATTTAGGTTTTTATGATTTGATCACTAGCGGGGAATTTCCATtcacaatgtttatattttaaaaaaaacatttttctactgttaaatctaaaaaaaaaaagcggaaATGCTGCAGATAAACATGAGGAGATCTCTTAGATCTTAGAGTTATCTACAAGCAAGAGGCTGAATAGGGTGGGAATGACAATCAACCTTACCACCACAGCCAATCAGCATCCCCCTTTCCTAATATGAGAAGAGAATGGAGACACTGATTGGTTGGTCTGCCAGATCTGTGAGGATCAATGTGACAGGTAGAAGACTTTTCTGGGACTTTGGGATGGGATACCTGTGAAGTTTGCCGCCATAGAAGGGTTTGGTGTGGAAGGTGATGGCCGCCGTATAACCAGTCTTGGCGCAATTAACATTGATCTTCCCACCCAGCTCCACCCAGGGTACGGTGAGGATGGAGCGGGCATAGGCACAGGGCAGGGTGAAGGTGTATTCTTCATCGTGATCCAGGAGGTGGAGGACACCTGGGGGAAACAGAACACGAGAAGAACATGTCACTGCATGGAATGCTCAAAATAACACAATCCCCAACCTATCGCAGGACAATTTGTACCCCCCATAGGGTGCACAGCCAGGACCATTCAATGGGGGGGCTGCCAATCAGATGGGAATATGGAAGGCAAAGTTTCAAAATTAATCACCGCAACCCATCATTTCTTTGCTCTTAATGATAAAAAACATCTGTATTGTGATTGGTTGTTAAAAGTTAGGATTTCTGCGTCCTTGTTATGTTCACCAAACTGGAAGCAAAGCACCAAGAGAGAGAATGGGGGCATCTGGGTTGAGGATCCGATGTGTAATGGTGCAAGAAATCCTAGGTAAAAGCTGCTATTCTCAGACACAACTAATCTCTCAAGGTAATCTCCATGAAGGAAAAATTATCCAAACCAGGAGCCAGAACTGCAGCTTCCATTAGAGGTTTCCTAAACAGGAATTGTTGAGACATTTGGGTATCGTAGTGATATTTAGTTATGGTTGGGACATTTGGGTAATAATGTTCTGGTTTCACATGATGCATTATGGTGGGTGGAGCTCTGTGTGCATGTGATTTACCTTCTCCAATCATGGTCACACCGATGGACATTCCCATGAATTTGCTCTTGGTCCAGACATGCGTGTTGACGCACATGTTGCGCTCAGGGCACTCCGCATAGAAGCCGGACACTGGGGGGTGATGGGACACCTGGTCGGCCACAAACCTGACTGTATAGAAGTCCTTGTTTCCAGTCTCTTCTGGCGATGAGTTCACTACTGGGGTCTCTGAAGATTTTGGGGTCTGTACAGTATCTCTGGGGACCCTCCAGGAGCAGTGAAAAGTCTCACCAATAATAGGATTATACGGCTTCTTGGCCAGCGCACCTTTCCGACCTTCATGAAAAGAGGTGAGGTAATACTCCACGAACCTCACCATCCTCTCCTCCGCAGTCACACCCCCACCAATAGACAGGAAGAGGTCTGGGTGGGACAGGAAGTCAGCGTACATCTCCAGCAACGATCGTTTCTCCAGAATAAAGGTGGGGAGGACAACCTGAAAAGACAGAAAGGACAATAATCGATATTGGCAACGTAGATATTACACAGAGATATCAGGGTGTCGCTCTGACCAAGGCACACGGCCACCAATACAaatcagttacattttttatagatgaGAACACTCCGAAATGGTCCAATTTGATGACACGATGTCTGACTATAAACACAAGGGGCTCTCACTCATACCAACCAATTAAATAACTTCTCACAGCCTAACTTTCTGGGCTCCAATCATTAAATACTACACCTACTAGCAGATGGCTGGCAGGAAAAATTGGGAAGCAGAGAGGAAATTACCACCCACTGTAGGCTCCTTCTGATATAGCAGGTGGCCCTGAAAAGGTCCCTTGCACTGATGGCCATACAATTGGTGAATGGATCACATAGTAACCCCAATCACATATTTCACTACGTTTTCATTACAGTCACATAACGAAGAATGAAACCACTGCAATCTCtccttacatacatacatacacacacacacacacacacacacacacacacactaatccTAAAGGAACTACACATATGGATTGGCGGATATACAGACGACAGATGGATTTATATCACCATATCATAACCTCAGCCTCATAAGGGAAGTGAGTGTAACACAATATAAGAATAATTTGCTCACTCGTGTCAGATCCATCCCCAATTTTAGCTGGGACAGGAGGTGCAGGATGACACTGCGTTGTTCCTCCACTGCCCCCAGGTCATCCTCAGCCAGATCACAGGAGTCCTCCACCTCATCCTCTAGATTTACATCTTCAGGTTCCTGCaggggagaaagaaaaatattaattacGCAATGCAATGTGAGAGATCCAACAACAGAATATCAATAAATAGGAGGGCAAAGGTAGATATGGTGAGCAGGGAGGGGGCAAGGAACGACGGGTGAGCAGTGAGAGGGTAAAGAACGATGGGTAACCAGAGAGAGGGCAAAAGGATGATGGGTGAGCAGAGAGTGGGCAAAAAGGATGACGGATGAGCAGAGAGAAGGCAAAGGATGATGGGGTGGGCAGAAAGAGGGCAAAGGATGATGGGGTGAGCAGAGAGAGGGCAAAAGGATGATGTGGTGAGCAGANNNNNNNNNNNNNNNNNNNNNNNNNNNNNNNNNNNNNNNNNNNNNNNNNNNNNNNNNNNNNNNNNNNNNNNNNNNNNNNNNAAAGGATGATGGGGTGAGCAGAGAGAGGGCAAAGGAaaaagtgtgtggggggggggggttacttcAGGTAATTCCATGTATATGAATGAATCTGCAGAGCTGTCTGTTATTCACATTCGGATTTTTGTTGTCTACGAGGACCTGGGAATTAGGATTGTCTGACATATTTATGGTGCTGATATTCCAAAGGTTCCCATCGCACACAGATTAGGTGAAGCTGGGACTCCAATCTCCCTACACGCAACCAATCATCCAATCAAGTCAGGCCATGTACATAAATGGTGAGATACAACCCATGGTCTCCAATCAGATCCAATGCCAGAGGCTGGAATGGTAAATGAACCTCCTAACGTCTGGCAGAATCTGCAAGTCTCCCATAatcaacacaaacagcaatgacCGGGGCTGTCCTATAGGAGGCTGAGGATTTAATGCCATTGGAACATttctgtattatatttatgttttaggaaaaacTTTATGTTTCAAAATGGAACAAAAGGATTCATTGCCAGCAGCCAGAACCATCTGATGGAGGGCCTTTGCCCTCCTGCTATTGGTCAGCACATAGAATAAAAGACTTTCCTAACCAATAGCAGGTCATTTATGATGCCCTcagcattaaagctgaacttcatgaAAGGAACACAATAACTGCAGCCCTGTAAATGATTATTACATACAAGAAGGTCAATGTATTTTCCTAATCCAGGCAGGTAACCGAATCTGACCTGATAGCCTCATACAGCTCCTGTACATCAGAGCTTAAACAAAgagagaaaagcagcacaaggagccaatccgGTGCTATGAAGTATATCACAGGAGAAGGCAGAGACAGAAACAAGCTCATCATTCTGCtgttctcctttcactgtccagtcacaggctgggggagggaccaACATAGCCTGTATTAAGAGGATGTAGGTtaaatcagcggtcaccaactggtggcccgcgagaaaattttggtggtctgcagctctggaaacaacccgcccactctcctatcgcaggttcagatctgcgatgggaaagtgggcacgGTTATGTCATCaggacgtcactatgggggaggtttctccccctttaagtgacaatcggctccccgcgcatgctcGATTAGAAGCcgataattttagtggtccgcgggaccgaaaaggttggtgaccactgggtTAAATGATGCCGGACATATGACTAAAGACACCTGctggcagaaaaaagtacaggGAAAATATCTTGATTTAAATTTTGGAGCAACAactggttttgtttttacatcttttagTGGGCTAATCAGCTTTACCTTTGGTTTTACTATTTATTCATTCTGCCAGCAGATTATTTTTCCACTGTGCAGCGTGACAACACTGCATGGGTTCATTTAGCTGGGTAGTCCCTATTTAACTATttaaagccaaaaagaaaaagtttattccTGTCTTTTGGGTTTAAGCTGAGCCCTtctggattgtgagccccttgacaAGGTTATTTGGTACATTCAGTGATTTTTGCTGTTACAGGAAGTAGAACATTACAGGTCTGTTGGCCAGATCCCcaggaaatagaaaaacaaaaactgttgctGGTGCTACTGACAGGGGAAATCATTGTGCAATTTACAATTTCTCTCTGTTGTACTTTAATAAATGGCAAAACACCAGAAAACGTAAGGAACTTCAAAAAGAAACCTTTCTCTGATTTCTACCAGCAAAGCTTTTCCCCAATCACACTTTTTTaaggtttctttgtttggtaAGGACTCATATGCAAAATATCTGATTAAGACCCACCTCCTGGATCACCTGATTCTAGAATTCAGTGTGTGCTGTGTCTCTGCCCTGCCCTCTCCCTGGCAGAGAGAAGGCATGGATGGCTCCATAGAACATCATGTACAATAGTTTGTACACTGACATTGTATTGATTTTCCCAGGTGATATTGAGATTATGTCTAAGCGGACGACTTCCTTAAGAGAACACATTTAGGCGCAGGATAGGTGGATTTGCTACATACCATATTCCGTCAGTCTCACTCCTGGGCGGGCAGCAGAGCAGACATGGTGGCTCTCAGACATTCAATATAACCAATGATTTAAGTTTATTGTGAAGCGGGCACTGGAGAGGGCGCTCCAGTTCTTACCCTGGTCAGCTGGTTGTCTTGGGGTTCCCCCTGGGGCTCAGTCACTAAATCCTGCTCTTTGCTCTCCTCCGCTCCGAAGCCGAGCTCTCCGCCATTCTCCAGGTGGTTGATCAGCAGGATTTTTGGTTCCAGCCAGTTGACAGTCACACCTGAAGGAAAAGGAATTTTGCAGTGAAACTGACTCATAATCCGGGTGTGTCAGACTTGTCCTCCGGAGATCAAGCAATGCCCAGACACAAAATGGGGGAGGACTGGGGCCCTATGAGGTGTGTGGAATCCATGTGAGTGCAGGAAGGAACTGACAATCTGCAGACAGGAACAATGTTTTCTATGCCAGCAGCAGCACCTCTCACAAGACCCGCCTAATAATTAGGATGCAGCCTGTGATTGGTTTGGAGAGTTACTGCATCACCTGACCAAGTACAGGGAACCCGAGACCAGTGTTGTAACAAGACACTGAAGTGCAAATGCAGCTCTTGTTCTGTGAATAggtcagaaaaaaacatgaatttgtaCAAGCATATGCATGCCAGGACCCAAAACTTAGGTGTGCAGGTAACACTGGAGTTCTCACAGTACCCCAAGGACAGGTGTGTGCATTTCACCCGGAGCTGTGACCTCTGCTTACACCACAACTAATCAGTCAGGCAGAAGAGAGCTCCCAACATGAATAATTCACATATTCCATTCTTGTGTCTGAGGCCCCCCAGCCGGAGCCTAATAACAGCAGCTCCTGTTAACTATTCATGATGGGATCCTGCAGAAAGGGCACTGCGCTGCCAATTCATCTGCAAATATTAATAGGATTAATAGGAATCGGAGACGAGAAAACTAATAACACCAGACTTGAACAC
The Pyxicephalus adspersus chromosome 7, UCB_Pads_2.0, whole genome shotgun sequence genome window above contains:
- the OSBPL11 gene encoding oxysterol-binding protein-related protein 11, with the translated sequence MQSDTSTAMRVSDSDNKLDTAPSPHNNRGAPRGVSKAWQYSDHMENICGYLMKYTNLVTGWQFRFFVLNNEAGLLEYFVNEQSKNQKPRGTVQLAGAVISPSDEDSHTFTVNAASGELYKLRASDAKERQHWVSRLQICTQHHTEAIGKNNPPLKSRSFSLASQGSGNSPGSQRRPSQNAASFFNIGHHRALPANRKALILQPDHLGEVRDMMSRAESQQRDLMRTIEGLPSSGQLSALDQDLLMLKATSMATLNCLNDCFHMLHQQHTALQKSTLPVGVTVNWLEPKILLINHLENGGELGFGAEESKEQDLVTEPQGEPQDNQLTREPEDVNLEDEVEDSCDLAEDDLGAVEEQRSVILHLLSQLKLGMDLTRVVLPTFILEKRSLLEMYADFLSHPDLFLSIGGGVTAEERMVRFVEYYLTSFHEGRKGALAKKPYNPIIGETFHCSWRVPRDTVQTPKSSETPVVNSSPEETGNKDFYTVRFVADQVSHHPPVSGFYAECPERNMCVNTHVWTKSKFMGMSIGVTMIGEGVLHLLDHDEEYTFTLPCAYARSILTVPWVELGGKINVNCAKTGYTAAITFHTKPFYGGKLHRVTGEVKHNTTNTVVCKIQGEWNSILEFTYSNGETRTVDLTKLPVTRKRVRPVEKQGLFESRRLWSHVTEALMAKNIEEATEHKRALEERQRAEERHRAETETPWKTKYFLKEGDGWIYNKPLWKTSDSGL